The DNA segment ACCGCCGCCGCGCCCTGGGAACGTCTTGCTGAGGTCTTCGAAACGGACGCCGGCCAACGGCAGAGCTGCAGCGGCTGAATCTTAGGGTTATGGATTGGATTGAGCCGGCAGCACCGTGCAGTTCATCGATCAGGCACGGATCACGGTCCGAGGCGGGCGCGGCGGCGACGGCATCGCTGCATTTCGCCGTGAAAAGTATGTGCCTGCTGGAGGCCCCTCCGGAGGTGACGGCGGGTGTGGGGCTCCCGTGGTTCTGGAGGCCGACAGCAACCTGCAAACTCTGCTCGACTTCAAATACAAGCGCCTGTTCGCTGCTGACGACGGGCGACGCGGTGGCCCGAACAAATGCACCGGTGCATCAGGAAAAGACCTGGTGATCAAGGTGCCTTGCGGCACGGAGGTACGCCATCTGCGCACCGGCATTCTTCTGGGCGACCTCACAGCGCCGGGTGAACGGCTCACCGTTGCCTTCGGTGGGCGAGGTGGTCTGGGCAATGCCCATTACCTGAGCAATCGCAACCGTGCGCCGGAGAAATTCACCGAGGGGCGTGAGGGTGAGGAATGGCCCCTTCAGCTGGAACTCAAGTTGCTGGCTGAGGTGGGCATCATTGGACTTCCCAATGCCGGCAAAAGCACCTTGATCGCCGTGTTGTCGGCAGCGCGACCCAAGATTGCCGATTACCCCTTCACCACCTTGGTCCCCAACCTTGGTGTGGTGCGCCGGCCCAGTGGAGACGGCACTGTTTTTGCAGACATACCAGGCTTGATTGAAGGGGCCGCACAGGGCGCTGGTCTTGGCCACGACTTTCTGCGTCATATCGAACGCACCCGTCTGCTGATTCACCTGGTGGACGCTGGATCCGAGGATCCCGTGGCTGACTTGAACGTCGTCCAGCAGGAACTGGAGGCCTATGGCCATGGTCTGGTTGATCGGCCCCGTCTGCTGGTGATCAACAAGCAGGAGTTGGTGTCAGAGGAGGATCTACCCGCCTTGCGAGAAGACCTTGAAACGGCGAGTGGTCGGCCCGTGCTCTGCATTTCCGCAGCAATGGGAACCAATCTTGACCAATTGCTTGCCGAAACCTGGGCCCAGCTCGGAGTGTGAGTTGATGCTCTAGACAATCTTCATGTGATCAGCCACAACGATGCTTGTGGGCTGAACGCGGGAGAGCCATAACGGGAATGTCTCTCCCATGACATGACCTTCTACACCTGTCTGGATAACAAAGGCGACGTGATTGCCCGGTGCCAAACGAAAGAGGATGTTGCTGTGCTTCAACGCATGGGACGCCCAATCGCTGAAGTGAAGGCGATGCGTAATGAAGAGGCTGTCGTCTGCACCCTGACCGGCAGCCCCTCCGATTACAACGAGGACTACTAAGCCCTCGTTGGATTTCACGCGCTGGTTGATTCAGTCGTCGTAGACGCGGCACTCGTCTGCATCGGGATTGGCCTCGCAATGCAGCTCGAGGGAGGTTGGGTCGTGGCTGTCGCCGGGGTGGTGCTCCTTGTATTCCTCTAGCGACTTCAACTCATCGGTGAGGTGACGAACCTTGGCCTCGTCGCCAGCTGCTTTGGCAGCTTCGATTTCCGATTGATCCTTCTGGATGTGTTCGTCGATGGACTTCATGAATTCAGACCGTGGCCTGGAAGCACCTTACGGCGATTCATTGGTTTTGGAGTGGTGGAATCCCGCCCCATGACCATCCGTCAATCTTGATCTGAGGTGGCGGTAGCCGTGGCTACAACCACGGCTCCAGCTCCTTGCTCAGGGCGCCAATTCGCTGAGTTCCAGCCAGCGTTCTTCGGCCTGTTCGATGCGGGAGATCAGATCAGCCAGATCAAGGCTCAGCTTGGCCATGTCGGCGCCCTCCTGCGTCATCTGCTGTTCCAGCTCCTCCTTCTGCAACTCCAGGTCAGGCAGCTGTTGATCGAGAGCCGCAAGCTCCTTGTTTTCCTTGAAGTTTCGACGCCGCGGACCATCGCGCTTGGTTTCGCTGCTGCGCTCCGGTTTTGGTGAGGAGGGTTTGCTCGCCTGGGTCTGGCTGCGTTCCTCCTGGCGCTGTTGCTCCAGAAACGCGCTGTAGTTCCCTTCAAAGCGATTAAGCCGTCCTTGGTTGAAGCAGAACAGGCGATCAACGGTGCGATCGAGGAAATAACGGTCGTGGGAAACAACGATCACGCAGCCCCGGAAGTCTTCAAGGAAGTCTTCGAGAACGCTGAGGGTCTGAACATCCAGATCATTGGTGGGTTCGTCCAACAGCAACACGTTGGGCGCCTGGATCAGCATCCGGCAGAGGGTGAGGCGGCGGCGCTCGCCTCCCGAGAGCTTGGCCAAGGGGCTGTGCTGCTGGGCCGGTGGAAACAAAAAGCGTTCCAGAAGCTGAGATGCGGTGACCTGTTCACCCCCCAGATCGATCCGGCTGGCGGCTTCTTCCACGAACTCGATCACTTTGCGATCGAGCCCTTTGCCTTTGTTGAAGTCTTCGGTGTGCTGGTCCAGGTAGCCGATATGCACGGTCTCCCCAAGCAGCAGGCTGCCTTGGGTTGGCTCGCGCCGTCTGGCAATGAGATCAAGCAGGGTGGATTTGCCGCTGCCGTTGGGGCCGATGATGCCGATTCGGTCTTCAGGGCTGAAGCTGTAGCTGAAGCCATCAAGGAGTGGGCGACCGCCTTGGCTGCCATCGGCTGTGACCCCAACGTCTTCCGCTTCAATCACCTGTTTGCCGATGCGCCGGCTGATGCCGGTCATCTCCAGCTTCGCTTTGGCCTGATTGGGTTTCTGCTCGCGCATCGCTTCGATGCGTTGCAGTCGCGCCTTCTGTTTGGTGCTACGCGCCTTGGGGCCCTGGCGTAGCCAGGCCAATTCTCGGCGAAGCACGCTTTTGAACTTGGCCGCTGAGGCTGCTTCTGAGGCTTCTTCTTCCGCTTTGTGCTGCAGAAATGTGCTGTAGTTCCCCTGATAGGTGCGGGCCTGGCCTCGGTCCACCTCCACCATCCGTCGCGTCACCCGATCGAGCACATAGCGGTCATGGGTGACCAGCACCAGAGCCCCGGGGTAGCGATCCAGCCAGCTCTGCAGCCATTCCACGGCAGCGGCGTCGAGATGGTTGGTGGGCTCATCCAGCAGCAGCACATCGGGGCAGGCCACCAGGGCTGATGCCAGACCCACCCGTTTGCGGTATCCGCCGGAGAGGTCATCGACCGGGCGCTGGAGATCGCTGATGCCCAATTTCTGCAGCACTTCCCGGCATTGCTGCTCCAGGCTCCAGGCTTCTTCTTCATCCATCCGTTGGCTGAGCTGACCCAGCTCCGCCATCAGTGCTTCATTGCTGGGGTCTGCCGCGATGGCGTCGCTGAGGGCGTTGAAGCGCACCAGCAGATCCCGTTTGGCGCCGCAGCCCTCCAGCACCTGTTCCAGCACCGTGAGCCCCGGAGTGATTCGGCTCTCCTGACCCACCAACTCCACCCGAAGCCGCGGTGAACAGCGGCGTTCCCCCTCACCGAGTGGCTCTTTCCCCGCCAGAACCTTCAACAGGGTGGATTTGCCGGCGCCATTGGGACCGATCAGCCCGAGCCGCTCCCCTTCACCGATGTGGAGATCGAGATCGGAAAAGAGGGTGCGGATGCCGAAATCCTTGGCCGCACTCACCAGGCTGATCAGACTCACGGCTTGCCAGCGGGCAGTTGACCGTCCAGATAAGCAAACACGCTCTTGTCGCCCACATCCGCTGCTGCCTCCATGCCGAATTTGCGCAGGGCCAGCAGCACCAGCAGCAACGCCGCAGCTTCCAGTAGAGCCAGGCAGAGGTCACCATTGATCAGTCCCACCAGATGCCCCAGCAGCGCTGCCGGCAGCAGCAAGGTGAGACCAATGGCTTCGGGCCGTTGGAAGCAGAAAAACTCCTTGAAGCCGATTCCCGCCAAGGCGGCAAACAGCGGCCCTATGGCCAGGATCCACAGCGGCTGAATCCGGAGGGTGGAGAGCACTTCGGTGGGGCCGGCCTGCAGCAGCAGGGCCCCCCAACCGATGCAACCGCTGAGCCAGAACAGTTGCAGGGCCCGGTGCAAGGGTCGGAGATAAATGTGAATCCAGCGCAGCGCCAGGCCAAGGGCCGTGGCCATCGGCAGCACCCAGAGCCATGCCCAGGGGCTGTCGGTCTGCCACCACTGCAGCACCCCTGCGGCCAGGCTGA comes from the Synechococcus sp. A15-62 genome and includes:
- the obgE gene encoding GTPase ObgE; the encoded protein is MQFIDQARITVRGGRGGDGIAAFRREKYVPAGGPSGGDGGCGAPVVLEADSNLQTLLDFKYKRLFAADDGRRGGPNKCTGASGKDLVIKVPCGTEVRHLRTGILLGDLTAPGERLTVAFGGRGGLGNAHYLSNRNRAPEKFTEGREGEEWPLQLELKLLAEVGIIGLPNAGKSTLIAVLSAARPKIADYPFTTLVPNLGVVRRPSGDGTVFADIPGLIEGAAQGAGLGHDFLRHIERTRLLIHLVDAGSEDPVADLNVVQQELEAYGHGLVDRPRLLVINKQELVSEEDLPALREDLETASGRPVLCISAAMGTNLDQLLAETWAQLGV
- a CDS encoding CP12 domain-containing protein, with product MKSIDEHIQKDQSEIEAAKAAGDEAKVRHLTDELKSLEEYKEHHPGDSHDPTSLELHCEANPDADECRVYDD
- a CDS encoding ABC-F family ATP-binding cassette domain-containing protein → MSLISLVSAAKDFGIRTLFSDLDLHIGEGERLGLIGPNGAGKSTLLKVLAGKEPLGEGERRCSPRLRVELVGQESRITPGLTVLEQVLEGCGAKRDLLVRFNALSDAIAADPSNEALMAELGQLSQRMDEEEAWSLEQQCREVLQKLGISDLQRPVDDLSGGYRKRVGLASALVACPDVLLLDEPTNHLDAAAVEWLQSWLDRYPGALVLVTHDRYVLDRVTRRMVEVDRGQARTYQGNYSTFLQHKAEEEASEAASAAKFKSVLRRELAWLRQGPKARSTKQKARLQRIEAMREQKPNQAKAKLEMTGISRRIGKQVIEAEDVGVTADGSQGGRPLLDGFSYSFSPEDRIGIIGPNGSGKSTLLDLIARRREPTQGSLLLGETVHIGYLDQHTEDFNKGKGLDRKVIEFVEEAASRIDLGGEQVTASQLLERFLFPPAQQHSPLAKLSGGERRRLTLCRMLIQAPNVLLLDEPTNDLDVQTLSVLEDFLEDFRGCVIVVSHDRYFLDRTVDRLFCFNQGRLNRFEGNYSAFLEQQRQEERSQTQASKPSSPKPERSSETKRDGPRRRNFKENKELAALDQQLPDLELQKEELEQQMTQEGADMAKLSLDLADLISRIEQAEERWLELSELAP
- a CDS encoding DUF2301 domain-containing membrane protein, encoding MTSADPTFEGVYGTYSITAADRQEVRFYRIALLITGLSLAAGVLQWWQTDSPWAWLWVLPMATALGLALRWIHIYLRPLHRALQLFWLSGCIGWGALLLQAGPTEVLSTLRIQPLWILAIGPLFAALAGIGFKEFFCFQRPEAIGLTLLLPAALLGHLVGLINGDLCLALLEAAALLLVLLALRKFGMEAAADVGDKSVFAYLDGQLPAGKP